A window from Zingiber officinale cultivar Zhangliang chromosome 7A, Zo_v1.1, whole genome shotgun sequence encodes these proteins:
- the LOC122001223 gene encoding patatin-like protein 3 produces MAFIDADKLSYEIFSFLESKFLFTPSTTASPAISSGAVGRIRVLSIDGGDRPSDVLLAAAALDRLEATLRRHTGEPYARVADLFDVAAGSGAGGVLAAMLFTRGHDGRPLFSAADALRLLVAESRRRRGRGFACSRGGGLFRGVFRRPGGFFRRVFGDATLRDAVKPILIPCYDIATAAPFLFSRADAVEADGYDFRTWEVCAATCADTTAVEMRSMDGRTRVAAVGGGVVMANPTAAAITHVLHNKQEFPLATGLEDLLVVSLGAAPREPAPTGAAELLRIASDGVADMVDQAVAMTFGHGSANNYTRIQANNLMSGNCTPHLLNSKNLMRTMEDIFSQRHVESFLFRGKRLSEQSNAHKLDHFASELIKEEERRKKNLIPIVVIKQVMTPRTSSATTITTTVTTTATTMSPVH; encoded by the exons ATGGCATTCATCGACGCCGACAAGCTCAGCTACGAGATCTTCTCCTTCCTGGAGAGCAAGTTCCTCTTCACCCCCTCCACCACTGCATCACCGGCTATCTCGAGTGGCGCTGTTGGCAGGATCCGCGTCCTTTCGATCGACGGCGGCGACCGCCCCTCCGACGTCCTCCTCGCCGCCGCCGCCCTCGATCGGCTCGAAGCCACTCTCCGCCGCCATACCGGGGAGCCCTACGCCCGAGTCGCCGACCTCTTCGACGTCGCCGCCGGATCCGGCGCCGGAGGCGTCCTCGCTGCGATGCTCTTCACCAGGGGCCACGACGGTCGCCCTCTCTTCTCCGCCGCCGACGCGCTTCGCCTCCTCGTCGCCGAGAGCCGCCGCCGCCGCGGTCGCGGCTTCGCCTGCTCCCGCGGCGGCGGCCTCTTCCGCGGGGTGTTCCGCCGGCCGGGCGGGTTCTTCCGCCGGGTGTTCGGGGACGCCACCCTGAGGGACGCCGTGAAGCCGATCCTGATCCCGTGCTACGATATCGCGACGGCGGCGCCGTTCCTCTTCTCGCGGGCCGACGCGGTGGAGGCGGACGGGTACGACTTCCGGACGTGGGAGGTGTGCGCCGCCACGTGCGCCGACACCACAGCGGTGGAGATGCGATCTATGGACGGACGGACGCGGGTCGCCGCGGTGGGAGGCGGCGTTGTGATGGCGAACCCCACGGCCGCCGCCATCACGCACGTTCTACACAACAAGCAGGAGTTCCCCTTGGCGACCGGACTGGAGGACCTCCTCGTGGTTTCTCTCGGAGCCGCCCCAAGGGAACCCGCCCCAACCGGAGCGGCTGAGCTCCTCAGGATCGCCAGCGATGGCGTTGCCGATATG GTGGATCAAGCTGTAGCCATGACATTTGGACACGGCAGTGCAAACAATTATACTCGCATCCAG gCCAATAATTTAATGTCGGGAAATTGCACGCCGCATTTGCTCAACTCCAAGAATTTGATGCGAACGATGGAAGACATTTTCTCACAGAGACATGTAGAATCGTTTCTCTTCAGAGGAAAAAGGCTCTCCGAGCAGAGCAATGCCCATAAGCTCGACCACTTCGCAAGTGAATTgatcaaggaagaagagaggcgGAAGAAGAATCTAATTCCGATTGTCGTAATCAAGCAAGTGATGACACCACGAACATCATCCGCGACGACTATCACCACCACCGTCACAACCACTGCCACTACAATGTCACCGGTCCACTGA